The Streptomyces kanamyceticus genome window below encodes:
- a CDS encoding acyl carrier protein produces MRPISAEHSVESITAWLTERFAGYARRAVEDIDPQRPFADYGLDSVGAMSLAVDIEDHFGVEIDAEEMWNHPTPAALGELLTGKLAGA; encoded by the coding sequence ATGCGTCCGATTTCTGCTGAGCATTCTGTTGAATCCATTACGGCCTGGCTGACCGAGCGGTTCGCCGGGTACGCGCGGCGCGCGGTCGAGGACATCGATCCACAGCGTCCGTTCGCCGACTACGGCCTCGACTCGGTGGGCGCCATGTCGCTCGCCGTCGACATCGAGGACCACTTCGGCGTCGAGATCGACGCCGAGGAGATGTGGAACCACCCCACGCCCGCCGCCCTGGGCGAGCTGCTCACCGGCAAGCTCGCGGGCGCCTGA
- the hppD gene encoding 4-hydroxyphenylpyruvate dioxygenase: MSPTTIAYSELYTAREDAATSYFTDRFGFRLIATAGPETGTADRRSWALRNGAVTLVVTAPVGEDGEVSRYLDAHGDSFADLAFVCEDLPVDFARATGAGATALREPADAVDPAREDRFAVVSGFGDLRHTLVQPSQSPAGSLPPDRRWNIDETAAADTPATATVLGGVDHIAACLPVDTLKRTVDFYNQAFDLHYFSEEYILVGDQAMDSKVVRNESGGITFTLIEPDPTRNPGQIDQFLAAHGGAGVQHLAFLVEDIIGSVRELGGRGVEFLNTPATYYDVIRERVGDLDEHIADLRETNVLVDRDEWGHLLQIFTRSPYERGTVFYELIQRNGAQGFGSSNIKALYEAVERARETANK; this comes from the coding sequence ATGTCACCAACCACCATTGCGTACTCGGAGCTGTACACCGCGCGCGAGGACGCGGCCACGAGCTATTTCACCGATCGCTTCGGCTTCCGTCTGATCGCCACGGCGGGGCCCGAGACCGGCACGGCCGACCGCCGCTCGTGGGCGCTGCGCAACGGCGCGGTCACCCTCGTCGTCACCGCACCGGTCGGCGAGGACGGCGAGGTCTCCCGTTACCTCGACGCGCACGGCGACTCCTTCGCCGACCTCGCCTTCGTCTGCGAGGACCTCCCCGTGGACTTCGCGCGGGCCACCGGCGCGGGCGCCACCGCGCTGCGCGAGCCGGCCGACGCCGTCGACCCGGCGCGCGAGGACCGCTTCGCGGTCGTCTCGGGCTTCGGCGACCTGCGCCACACCCTCGTACAGCCGTCGCAGTCGCCCGCGGGGTCGCTGCCGCCGGACCGCCGCTGGAACATCGACGAGACCGCCGCCGCCGACACCCCGGCCACCGCCACCGTCCTCGGCGGCGTCGACCACATCGCGGCCTGCCTGCCCGTCGACACCCTCAAGCGGACCGTCGACTTCTACAACCAGGCGTTCGACCTGCACTACTTCTCCGAGGAGTACATCCTCGTCGGCGACCAGGCCATGGACTCCAAGGTGGTGCGCAACGAGTCCGGCGGCATCACCTTCACGCTCATCGAGCCCGACCCGACCCGCAACCCGGGCCAGATCGACCAGTTCCTCGCCGCGCACGGCGGAGCGGGCGTGCAGCACCTGGCCTTCCTCGTCGAGGACATCATCGGCTCGGTGCGCGAACTCGGCGGCCGCGGCGTGGAGTTCCTCAACACCCCCGCCACGTACTACGACGTGATCCGCGAGCGCGTCGGGGACCTCGATGAGCACATCGCCGACCTGCGCGAGACCAACGTCCTGGTGGACCGCGACGAGTGGGGCCACCTGCTGCAGATCTTCACCCGCTCGCCCTACGAGCGCGGCACGGTCTTCTACGAGCTCATCCAGCGCAACGGCGCCCAGGGCTTCGGCAGTTCCAACATCAAGGCGCTGTACGAGGCCGTCGAGCGCGCCCGGGAGACGGCGAACAAGTGA